One Euphorbia lathyris chromosome 1, ddEupLath1.1, whole genome shotgun sequence DNA segment encodes these proteins:
- the LOC136202785 gene encoding uncharacterized protein, with protein sequence MEDHTFFARMISHLRASCKYYTGYPKDLGPSRVTHFTSEREFVQLLHEGRPVAVAFTIRGNYTQHLDRVLEEAAAEFYPHIKFVRVECPKYPGFCITRQKKEYPFIEIFHSPEQAGSQGRAADPGITKYSVKVVPFNYDVSAYGFREFFKRHKIHYSDPK encoded by the exons aTGGAAGACCATACATTTTTTGCTAGAATGATCAGCCATCTACGTGCCTCGTGCAA GTATTATACTGGTTATCCTAAAGATCTCGGGCCTTCACGTGTTACTCATTTTACGTCAGAGCGTGAGTTTGTCCAGCTTCTTCATGAAGGCCGCCCTGTTGCTGTTGCTTTTACCATCAG AGGTAATTACACCCAACATCTTGATCGAGTACTCGAGGAAGCCGCTGCTGAATTTTATCCTCATATAAAGTTTGTGCGT GTTGAATGTCCAAAGTATCCTGGATTTTGCATAACAAGGCAGAAGAAGGAATATCCATTCATTGAAATATTCCACAGTCCAGAACAA GCAGGCAGTCAGGGAAGGGCTGCTGATCCAGGCATCACAAAATACTCCGTGAAAGTTGTACCT TTCAACTATGACGTCAGTGCATATGGATTCAGAGAATTTTTCAAGCGCCATAAGATACATTATTCAGACCCAAAATAA